A window of the Physeter macrocephalus isolate SW-GA chromosome 7, ASM283717v5, whole genome shotgun sequence genome harbors these coding sequences:
- the LOC112062060 gene encoding growth-regulated protein homolog beta — protein MARAATPAAPRLLRAALLLLLVVAADRRAAGAPVVTELRCQCLQTLQGIHLKNIQSVKVTPPGPHCGQTEDVATLKTGQEVCLNPEAPMVKKIINKMLNKDSAN, from the exons ATGGCCCGCGCCGcgacccccgccgccccccggctCCTCCGCGCCGCGCTGCTGCTCCTGCTAGTGGTGGCCGCCGACCGGCGCGCAGCAG GGGCGCCTGTGGTCACCGAACTGCGCTGCCAGTGCCTGCAGACCTTGCAGGGGATTCACCTCAAGAACATCCAGAGCGTGAAGGTGACGCCCCCGGGACCCCACTGCGGCCAAACGGAAGACGT aGCCACTCTCAAGACTGGTCAGGAAGTTTGTCTCAACCCTGAAGCTCCCatggttaaaaaaatcatcaacaagATGCTAAACAA GGACAGTGCCAACTGA
- the LOC102981375 gene encoding growth-regulated protein homolog gamma-like isoform X1, translated as MARAATPAAPRLLRAALLLLLVVAADRRAAGAPVVTELRCQCLQTLQGIHLKNIQSVKVTPPGPHCGQTEDVATLKTGQEVCLNPEAPMVKKIINKMLKQVSHGFYSHLQLEPLVTNTGIYLLKILLEKPMV; from the exons ATGGCCCGCGCCGcgacccccgccgccccccggctCCTCCGCGCCGCGCTGCTGCTCCTGCTAGTGGTGGCCGCCGACCGGCGCGCAGCAG GGGCGCCTGTGGTCACCGAACTGCGCTGCCAGTGCCTGCAGACCTTGCAGGGGATTCACCTCAAGAACATCCAGAGCGTGAAGGTGACGCCCCCGGGACCCCACTGCGGCCAAACGGAAGACGT AGCCACTCTCAAGACTGGTCAGGAAGTTTGTCTCAACCCTGAAGCTCCCatggttaaaaaaatcatcaacaagATGCTAAAACAAGTAAGTCATGGATTTTATTCCCACTTGCAACTAGAGCCATTGGTCACAAATACTGGCATCTACCTCCTGAAAATATTATTAGAGAAACCTATGGTTTAG
- the LOC102981375 gene encoding growth-regulated protein homolog gamma-like isoform X2: MARAATPAAPRLLRAALLLLLVVAADRRAAGAPVVTELRCQCLQTLQGIHLKNIQSVKVTPPGPHCGQTEDVATLKTGQEVCLNPEAPMVKKIINKMLKQGQHQLT, translated from the exons ATGGCCCGCGCCGcgacccccgccgccccccggctCCTCCGCGCCGCGCTGCTGCTCCTGCTAGTGGTGGCCGCCGACCGGCGCGCAGCAG GGGCGCCTGTGGTCACCGAACTGCGCTGCCAGTGCCTGCAGACCTTGCAGGGGATTCACCTCAAGAACATCCAGAGCGTGAAGGTGACGCCCCCGGGACCCCACTGCGGCCAAACGGAAGACGT AGCCACTCTCAAGACTGGTCAGGAAGTTTGTCTCAACCCTGAAGCTCCCatggttaaaaaaatcatcaacaagATGCTAAAACAA GGGCAGCACCAACTGACCTAG